The genomic stretch GCGGTCGCCCGCGTCGGCATCGCGCGCGCCGGCATTCGGACCCGCGCCCTCGGCGGCATCCACCAGGCGGACGCGGCTGGCGGCCATGCCGAGCGTATCCCCCGGCCGCAACGCGATCAGGCCTTCGACCGGACGCTCGTTGACCAGCACCCGGGTGCCGGCGGGCACGCGCATCTGCACGCCCAGCGCACCCACCTGCAGTTCGCAGTGCAGCGGCTCGATCCCCTCGGCACCGATGACCACGTCGGCATCGGGCGCCGAGCCGAGCCGGTAGGCGCGTTGCTCAAGCAGCATCTGCGGGCGGTCGCCGTCGGGGAATACCAGTTTCATCATCGTCCAGGACCTTGTGTCTTCCATGTCGAGCGGCTTGCGCTTGCGATCGGGTGCCACCACATTAGCGGCCATGCCGACTTTACTGATTCTAATGATCGTGGGCGTCACGGCGTTCTTCATGTTCACCGCCGCCCGCGCTGCCGCCGAACGCGCCGCCGAGATCGGTCGCGATGCCTGCGCCGCCGCCGGCGTGCAATGGCTGGACCAGTCGGTGCACGCCAGTGGCCTGCGCCTGCGCCGCAGGGACGACGGCTGGCTGGGGTTCGAACGCAGCTTCCATTTCGAATATTCCGAGGATGGCCAGGACCGCCACGTCGGCCGGGTGGTGCTGCTTGGCGGCAAGCTGGTCGGTTTCAGCGGCCCGACACGTGCGGCCCAGTCCGTGGTGCGCGGCTTCCATCACTAGCAATGGCCGCTCGCTCCCGGACCCGGAAATGTGGCTGTAGCAGCGACGGGCAGGCCGCCGCTACTTGACGATGCGCAGGTGTGCACCCCGCTTGGGCGGGTCCGCCTGCGGCGGGGTGTCGTCACCGTTTTCGGAAACGGCGGGGACCGCCCCGGCATCCGCATCGACCTCGCCGGGCTCCCCCGCCTGCAGGTCCGCCGGCAAGGCCATCCCCTGCCCCGTTTCACGCGCGTAGACGGCGATCACAGCGGCCATCGGCACCACCACGGACTGGCTGACGCCACCGAAACGAGCGGAGAAGCGCAGCGCATCGTTGTCCATCTCCAGCCGCGCAACGGCCCGCTCGGCGATGTTGAGCACGACTTGCCCATCCTTGACCGCGTGCGCAGGTACCCGGACGCCGGGCATGCGCGCGTCCACCAGCACGTGCGGGGTCATGCCGTTGTCGGCGATCCACTCGTACAGCGCACGCAGCAGGTACGGGCGCTGGCTGGACATCGGCGGCAGGACCGGCTCGCCCATCAGAGCGACAACTCGCGCAGGTTCTTTTCCTGGTCGGTAAGGCTGCGCACGAAACCCGGGTTGCGGAAGATGCGGTTGCCGTACTCCTCGATCACCTTGCCATCCTTCGGCAACGGCACGCCCAAGGCTTCCAGTCGCCAGATGATCGGCGCCATCGCGCAGTCGGCGAGGCTCATTTCGCCGTTGAGGAAGAACTTGTAGGCCTTGAACAGCGGCACCGACTGCGCAAGCAGCTCCTTCAGGCGCTTGCGGCCGGCTTCGGCCTGCTGCTTGTTGCCCAGCTGGATGGCCTGCACCTGCGGTACCCAGTCGTGTTCGATGCGCAGCATCGCCAGGCGCAGGCGCGCGCGCGCCAGCGGCTCCACCGGCATCAGCGGCGGATGCGGATAGCGCTCGTCGAGGTACTCGCTGACCACGCTTGCCGCGTACAGGACCAGGTCGCGTTCGACCAGCGTTGGCACCGAGTGGTACGGATTCAGATCGATCAGGTCCTCTGGCGGACTCTGCGGATCGACGGGAATGAGGTCGTAGGTGACGCCCTTGGCCGCCAGCACCAGCCGGACGCGGTGACAGAGAACATCGTCGACAGCGGAAAACAGGGTCAAGGCATTACGCATGCGCGGACTCACAGCCATCATCAGGACCACTCCCGCGCCCGGCCGTTGCCGGACGCACCTGCGCCGCCCGCACGATGCGGGCGGCAGTCAAGCTTCGTTCCCCATGGCGGGCGTCCCTGCCATCAGCAGCTGCCCCGTCAGTGAACGTCCCGCCAGTATTCGTGCTTCAGCAGCCAGGCGATGAAGGCGAAGAACACCAGGAACAGAATCGCCCACACGCCGACGTTCTGGCGCTTCAGCGCGACCGGCTCTCCCACGTACTCGAGGAACGCGGTGATGTCGCGCACGGTGCGGTCGAACTGTTCCGCGTTCTCGCTGCCCGGCTGGCTGATGGTGAAGCCTTCGACCGGCATTTCGCCCGTCGCGTCCTTCTTGCCGTACACCGGCTGCTGCACGCCCTGCAGCTCCCACAGGGGGTTCGGCATGGAAGCATTGACGAACAGGGTGTTGTTCCAGCCCACCGGACGTGTCTCGTCCAGGTAGAACGACTTGAGGTAGGTATAGACCCAGTCGCTGGTGCGCACGCGGGCGACCAGACTCAGGTCCGGCGGTGCCTTGCCGAACGCCGCCACGCCCATTTCCGGGGTCATCGCGGAGATGACGTGGTCGCCGATCTTGCCGCCGCTGAAGTTGAGGTTGGCCATCACGTCCTCTTCGGACAGGCCCAGATCCTCGGCGATGCGCGCGTAGCGGATGTACTTCAGCGAATGGCAGCCGCCGCAGTAGTTCATGTACAGGGCGGCACCACGCTGCAGCGAGGCCTTGTCGTTCAGGTCGACGCCGGACTGCTGCAGGTTGCCGCCGACATTGGCGAGCGCGACGGAGCTGAGCAGGAGGCCGGCGGCGAACACCGCCGCGCGGGTCAGGAAGTTCTTAGTCATGCATCGTCACCCGGTCAGGCACCGGCTTGGTCTTGTCCAGCTTGGACCAGACCGGCATGGTGATGAAGAAAGCGAAGTAGAGGAAGGTCAACACGCGGCCGATGATGGCCTCAACCGGGTCGGTACCCGGACCGGCGCCGATCTTGGCCAGCCACAGGAAGCTGACCGCGAACATCAGCAGCATGCTCCAGCTGATCCAGCCGCGGTAGCGGTAGGACTTGACCGGCGAACGGTCCAGCCATGGCAGCAGGAACAGCATCACGATCGCGCCGAACATCACCAGCACGCCCCACAGCTTGATGCCGAAGAACGAGGGCACCACGCGCAGCATCGCGTAGTACGGAGTGAAGTACCACACCGGCTTGATGTGCGACGGCGTGACCAGCGGGTTGGCCTCGGTGAAGTTGTCGTGCTCGAGGAACCAGCCGCCGAAGGTCGGGGCGAAGAAGATCACGAACGCGGCAATGATCAGGAAGCAGCCGATGTAGAACAGGTCCTTCACCGTGTAGTACGGATGGAAGGGAATGCCGTCGGTGGGCGCCTTCTCGGACCAGCGGTTGCCCTTCGGGCCCTTCTTGATCTCGACGCCGTCGGGGTTGTTGGAGCCGACTTCGTGCAGGGCGAAGATGTGCAGCACCACCAGCAGCAGCAGCACCAGCGGCATCGCGATCACGTGCAGGGCGAAGAAGCGGTTCAGCGTCGCGTCGCCCGGGTTGTAGTCGCCCATGATCCATTCGGTCAGGCCGCCACCGATCACCGGAATGGCGCCGAACAGCGAGATGATCACCTTGGCGCCCCAGTAGGACATCTGGCCCCAGGGCAGCACATAGCCCATGAAGGCCTCGGCCATCAGCACCAGGTAGATCACCATGCCCAGCAGCCAGACCAGCTCGCGCGGCTTGCGATAGCTGCCGTACATCAGCCCGCGGAACATGTGCAGGTAGATG from Thermomonas sp. XSG encodes the following:
- a CDS encoding glutathione S-transferase N-terminal domain-containing protein; the protein is MAVSPRMRNALTLFSAVDDVLCHRVRLVLAAKGVTYDLIPVDPQSPPEDLIDLNPYHSVPTLVERDLVLYAASVVSEYLDERYPHPPLMPVEPLARARLRLAMLRIEHDWVPQVQAIQLGNKQQAEAGRKRLKELLAQSVPLFKAYKFFLNGEMSLADCAMAPIIWRLEALGVPLPKDGKVIEEYGNRIFRNPGFVRSLTDQEKNLRELSL
- a CDS encoding ClpXP protease specificity-enhancing factor, encoding MSSQRPYLLRALYEWIADNGMTPHVLVDARMPGVRVPAHAVKDGQVVLNIAERAVARLEMDNDALRFSARFGGVSQSVVVPMAAVIAVYARETGQGMALPADLQAGEPGEVDADAGAVPAVSENGDDTPPQADPPKRGAHLRIVK
- a CDS encoding cytochrome bc complex cytochrome b subunit, with amino-acid sequence MTNKIMQTATDAANGVMDWVNERAPGMMPAYRKHMSEYYAPKNFNIWYIFGVLSMVVLVNQILTGIFLTMHFKPSAAEAFSSVEYIMRDVEWGWLIRYMHSTGASLFFIVIYLHMFRGLMYGSYRKPRELVWLLGMVIYLVLMAEAFMGYVLPWGQMSYWGAKVIISLFGAIPVIGGGLTEWIMGDYNPGDATLNRFFALHVIAMPLVLLLLVVLHIFALHEVGSNNPDGVEIKKGPKGNRWSEKAPTDGIPFHPYYTVKDLFYIGCFLIIAAFVIFFAPTFGGWFLEHDNFTEANPLVTPSHIKPVWYFTPYYAMLRVVPSFFGIKLWGVLVMFGAIVMLFLLPWLDRSPVKSYRYRGWISWSMLLMFAVSFLWLAKIGAGPGTDPVEAIIGRVLTFLYFAFFITMPVWSKLDKTKPVPDRVTMHD
- a CDS encoding cytochrome c1, giving the protein MTKNFLTRAAVFAAGLLLSSVALANVGGNLQQSGVDLNDKASLQRGAALYMNYCGGCHSLKYIRYARIAEDLGLSEEDVMANLNFSGGKIGDHVISAMTPEMGVAAFGKAPPDLSLVARVRTSDWVYTYLKSFYLDETRPVGWNNTLFVNASMPNPLWELQGVQQPVYGKKDATGEMPVEGFTISQPGSENAEQFDRTVRDITAFLEYVGEPVALKRQNVGVWAILFLVFFAFIAWLLKHEYWRDVH
- a CDS encoding FHA domain-containing protein yields the protein MKNAVTPTIIRISKVGMAANVVAPDRKRKPLDMEDTRSWTMMKLVFPDGDRPQMLLEQRAYRLGSAPDADVVIGAEGIEPLHCELQVGALGVQMRVPAGTRVLVNERPVEGLIALRPGDTLGMAASRVRLVDAAEGAGPNAGARDADAGDRNATMVRPVVPKFALRGLSGDHFGRSFPLQASLTIGRAEDAGLRIPLDSVSRLHARLTPAGDEVLLEDLGSANGTWLNGKRVTRAQAVHGDEIRFDTQRFQLLMPGQPVRARDEGAPAPSRWPWLAALVLVLAGAAYWLSR
- a CDS encoding DUF3301 domain-containing protein yields the protein MPTLLILMIVGVTAFFMFTAARAAAERAAEIGRDACAAAGVQWLDQSVHASGLRLRRRDDGWLGFERSFHFEYSEDGQDRHVGRVVLLGGKLVGFSGPTRAAQSVVRGFHH